A single genomic interval of Natronoarchaeum philippinense harbors:
- a CDS encoding bactofilin family protein, whose translation MNRTWAMLAVVLLVGLVAVPGTAAAQETRTGGTVVVEENETVDGLSVIGGTVVVDGTVDGDLSVIGGSVTVNGNVTGDVETMTGDLRIDGDVGGDVDAAGGNVRLGSNGQINGSLSTAAGGATINGVVREDAEVAAGSIYLGESALIGGDFTYAGELERSDGAEVSGEVAEDPSVAAGPIEYPTALQWVLALYALVINLLVGAILLLLAPGFARDVAGRASGSVLGSVGVGLVVLIGVPILIALLAITVIGLPLAIAGVLLFVLYVWIATVYGQFAVGAWLIGLVGARNRWLALLVGLLLVGIVSQVPYVGPVVSGIVALIGVGAIALALGDARRERAAHRRARE comes from the coding sequence ATGAATCGGACGTGGGCCATGCTGGCGGTCGTGCTACTCGTCGGCCTCGTGGCCGTGCCGGGGACCGCGGCTGCCCAAGAGACGCGAACCGGGGGGACGGTCGTCGTCGAGGAGAACGAGACGGTCGACGGGTTGTCCGTCATCGGCGGGACGGTCGTCGTCGACGGCACCGTCGATGGCGACCTGTCGGTGATCGGTGGGTCGGTGACGGTCAACGGCAACGTGACCGGTGACGTCGAGACGATGACCGGCGACCTGCGGATCGACGGCGACGTGGGCGGCGATGTCGACGCGGCTGGCGGAAACGTCCGACTCGGGTCGAACGGACAGATCAACGGCTCGCTGTCGACGGCCGCGGGCGGTGCGACGATCAACGGCGTCGTGCGCGAGGACGCCGAAGTCGCCGCGGGGTCGATCTATCTCGGCGAGAGCGCGCTGATCGGCGGTGATTTCACCTACGCTGGCGAACTCGAACGGAGCGACGGCGCGGAGGTCAGCGGCGAGGTTGCCGAGGATCCAAGCGTCGCGGCCGGGCCGATCGAGTACCCGACGGCGCTCCAGTGGGTGCTGGCGCTGTACGCGCTGGTGATCAATCTGCTGGTCGGGGCGATCCTGCTCTTGCTCGCGCCCGGGTTCGCGCGCGATGTCGCCGGTAGAGCGTCCGGCTCGGTGCTCGGGAGCGTCGGCGTCGGACTGGTGGTGTTGATCGGCGTCCCGATACTGATAGCGTTGCTGGCGATCACGGTAATCGGCCTGCCGCTGGCGATTGCTGGCGTTCTGTTGTTCGTGCTGTACGTCTGGATAGCGACGGTGTACGGACAGTTCGCCGTCGGAGCGTGGCTGATCGGGCTCGTCGGAGCACGCAATCGCTGGCTCGCGCTGCTGGTCGGCTTGCTGCTGGTCGGCATCGTATCGCAGGTGCCGTACGTCGGCCCGGTGGTGTCGGGAATCGTGGCGTTGATCGGCGTCGGCGCGATCGCGCTGGCCCTCGGTGACGCCAGACGGGAGCGAGCGGCACACAGACGAGCACGCGAGTAG
- a CDS encoding GtrA family protein → MSGESSLEIVQSRIRGLVNSGRLAQFAAVGFAGTTVDFALLYLLVEFHGYSPAAGKLVGAEAAIIVMFVVNERWTFSEWGRTGLRPTVRRLLTSNLVRTGGLVVATTVLVLLVRYAGLSYLPANAVGIACGFVVNFLAESYFTWRVHR, encoded by the coding sequence ATGTCCGGTGAATCCTCGCTGGAGATCGTCCAGAGCCGCATCCGAGGGCTGGTCAACAGCGGCCGCCTCGCGCAGTTTGCCGCCGTCGGATTTGCCGGTACGACCGTCGATTTCGCGCTCCTGTACCTGCTCGTCGAGTTCCACGGGTACTCGCCCGCGGCCGGCAAGCTCGTCGGCGCCGAGGCGGCGATCATCGTGATGTTCGTCGTCAACGAACGGTGGACGTTCTCGGAGTGGGGACGAACCGGTCTTCGGCCGACGGTCAGGCGGCTGCTCACGTCCAACCTCGTGCGGACAGGCGGACTCGTCGTCGCAACGACCGTCCTCGTCTTGCTGGTACGCTATGCTGGTCTGTCGTACCTGCCAGCGAACGCTGTCGGCATCGCCTGTGGCTTCGTCGTGAACTTCCTCGCGGAGAGCTACTTCACGTGGCGCGTCCATCGATGA
- a CDS encoding methylglyoxal synthase has protein sequence MTRIALIAHDEEKPSMIEFASNHEETLAQFDLTATGTTGKRLMEETDLEVERKESGPLGGDMMIGAEVADGSMDGIIFLRDPLTAQPHEPDISALLRICDVKDTALATNRASAEFLIEGLADQ, from the coding sequence ATGACGCGGATCGCGCTCATCGCACACGACGAAGAGAAGCCCTCGATGATCGAATTTGCGAGCAATCACGAGGAGACGCTCGCACAGTTCGATCTGACAGCGACGGGAACGACCGGTAAGCGTCTGATGGAAGAGACCGATCTCGAGGTCGAACGCAAGGAGTCGGGACCGCTGGGCGGCGATATGATGATCGGCGCCGAGGTCGCCGACGGCAGCATGGACGGAATCATCTTCCTGCGCGATCCGTTGACCGCACAGCCCCACGAGCCCGACATCTCGGCGCTGCTGCGGATCTGTGACGTCAAAGACACCGCGCTGGCGACGAACCGTGCCTCCGCGGAGTTCCTCATCGAGGGACTCGCGGATCAGTAG
- a CDS encoding HAH_0734 family protein — MKRLIITGDPGVRKNGVVEIDGEELTLFQINRNGEWHGPEEVQLWCVAGTEGERETYEKREYIPHFLDVERYDAGDVSVVQRAG, encoded by the coding sequence ATGAAGCGTCTCATCATCACTGGGGACCCCGGCGTCCGGAAAAACGGCGTCGTCGAGATAGACGGCGAGGAACTGACGCTGTTCCAGATCAACCGCAACGGCGAGTGGCACGGCCCCGAGGAGGTCCAGCTGTGGTGCGTCGCCGGCACCGAGGGCGAACGCGAGACCTACGAGAAACGAGAGTATATCCCCCACTTCCTCGACGTCGAGCGCTACGACGCCGGCGATGTTAGCGTCGTCCAGCGCGCGGGCTAA
- a CDS encoding 50S ribosomal protein L44e — MEMPRRFNTYCPHCNEHHQHEVEKVRRGRETGMKWIDRQERRNKGIGNDGKFSKVPGGDKPTKKTDLKYRCGDCGKAHLRAGWRAGRLTFQE; from the coding sequence ATGGAGATGCCACGCCGATTCAACACGTACTGCCCGCACTGTAACGAACACCACCAGCACGAAGTCGAGAAGGTCCGCCGCGGCCGCGAGACCGGCATGAAGTGGATCGACCGACAGGAGCGACGCAACAAGGGCATCGGTAACGACGGTAAGTTCTCGAAGGTGCCCGGTGGTGACAAGCCCACCAAGAAGACCGACCTCAAGTACCGCTGTGGCGACTGCGGCAAGGCCCACCTCCGAGCGGGCTGGCGCGCCGGCCGACTGACGTTCCAAGAGTGA
- a CDS encoding 30S ribosomal protein S27e produces the protein MAGNYFSVACPDCENEQVVFGKASSEVACAVCGHTLARPTGGKAAFEGEVLETVEAR, from the coding sequence ATGGCAGGAAACTATTTCAGCGTTGCATGCCCCGACTGCGAAAACGAACAGGTCGTCTTCGGTAAGGCTTCCAGCGAGGTCGCCTGCGCCGTTTGTGGACACACGCTCGCACGCCCGACCGGCGGCAAGGCCGCCTTCGAAGGCGAAGTCCTCGAGACCGTCGAGGCGCGGTGA
- a CDS encoding translation initiation factor IF-2 subunit alpha: MQYSGWPESGELVVGEVDEIEDFGVFVDLKEYEDKRGLTHVSEVASGWIKNVRDHVREGQTVVAKVLDVDEDAQQIDLSIKDVNDHQRSDKIQEWKNEQKADNWMLLAFGEDIGDDEYARIANELLAEFGSLYAGFEEAAIHGHEALEPTDLDDDDIDALVETARENVSVPYVNVTGYVDLECGTSEGVDAVKEALQAAEGNGEVPDEVDLEVTYVGSPEYRIKVRAPNYKTAESQLEDSADRAVAAIEEIGGTGGFHRERRTEEE; the protein is encoded by the coding sequence ATGCAATATAGTGGCTGGCCCGAATCCGGGGAACTCGTGGTCGGAGAGGTCGACGAGATCGAGGACTTCGGCGTCTTCGTGGACCTCAAAGAGTACGAGGACAAGCGCGGTCTCACCCACGTCAGCGAGGTCGCTTCCGGCTGGATCAAGAACGTCCGGGATCACGTCCGCGAGGGACAGACTGTCGTCGCCAAGGTCTTAGATGTCGACGAGGACGCCCAGCAGATCGACCTCTCGATCAAGGACGTCAACGACCACCAGCGCTCGGACAAGATCCAAGAGTGGAAAAACGAGCAGAAGGCCGACAACTGGATGCTGCTCGCGTTCGGCGAGGACATCGGCGACGACGAGTACGCTCGGATCGCAAACGAACTCCTCGCCGAGTTCGGCAGCCTCTATGCCGGCTTCGAGGAGGCCGCGATCCACGGCCACGAAGCGCTCGAACCGACCGACCTCGACGACGACGATATCGACGCGCTCGTCGAAACCGCACGCGAGAACGTCTCGGTGCCCTACGTCAACGTCACCGGCTACGTCGACCTCGAATGTGGCACCAGCGAGGGCGTCGACGCGGTCAAGGAGGCCCTGCAGGCCGCCGAGGGCAACGGCGAAGTGCCCGACGAGGTCGATCTGGAAGTGACCTACGTCGGCTCGCCCGAGTACCGCATCAAGGTGCGAGCGCCCAACTACAAGACCGCCGAGTCCCAGCTCGAAGACAGCGCCGACCGCGCCGTCGCGGCCATCGAGGAGATCGGCGGCACCGGCGGCTTCCACCGCGAGCGACGCACCGAAGAAGAGTAA
- a CDS encoding RNA-protein complex protein Nop10 yields the protein MKADLRVCSAWRNRHERPVYTLSASCPECGADAVNSAPAPFDPEDSYGEYRRSLKRRARE from the coding sequence ATGAAGGCGGATCTCCGGGTGTGTTCGGCGTGGCGAAATCGCCACGAACGCCCGGTGTACACCCTTTCTGCGAGCTGTCCGGAGTGTGGCGCCGACGCCGTCAACAGCGCTCCCGCTCCCTTCGATCCCGAGGACTCCTACGGGGAGTACCGACGCTCACTTAAGCGCCGCGCCCGGGAGTAA